The Cucumis melo cultivar AY chromosome 5, USDA_Cmelo_AY_1.0, whole genome shotgun sequence genome has a segment encoding these proteins:
- the LOC103498568 gene encoding nucleosome assembly protein 1;2-like isoform X2, whose protein sequence is MSNNKDNFNVSDLGSALNEEDRAGLVNALKNKIQSLAGQHSDVLENLSPVVRKRVEVLREIQSQHDELEAKFFEERLALEAKYQKLYQPLYSQRFNIVNGVVEAEGVPKESAAGQEDKDAAEKGVPDFWLTAMKNNEVLAEEITERDEGALKYLKDIKWCRIDNPKGFKLEFYFETNPFFKNSVLTKTYHMIDEDEPILEKAIGTEIEWFPGKCLTQKLLKKKPKKGSKNAKPITKTENCESFFNFFSPPQVPDDDEDIDEDTAEELQNQMEQDYDIGSTIRDKIIPHAVSWFTGEAIQDEEFEDMDNDDEDDEDNDDEEDDDEDEDDEDEDDDEDEEEDEGKSRKKKGGRAAGGDAQQGERPPECKQQ, encoded by the exons ATGAGTAACAACAAGGACAACTTCAATGTCTCAGATCTCGGTTCCG CTCTCAATGAGGAGGATCGAGCAGGCCTCGTCAACGCTCTTAAG AATAAGATACAGAGTCTTGCTGGGCAGCATTCCGATGTCCTTGAGAATTTGTCTCCTGTTGTTCGTAAGCGCGTCGAGGTGCTAAGAGAGATCCAG AGCCAACACGACGAATTAGAAGCAAAATTTTTTGAGGAAAGGTTGGCGCTTGAGGCTAAATATCAGAAATTGTATCAGCCACTATACTCTCAG CGATTCAATATTGTAAATGGCGTTGTCGAAGCAGAAGGAGTTCCAAAAGAATCCGCTGCCGGACAAGAGGACAAGGACGCAGCAG AGAAAGGTGTCCCCGATTTTTGGCTTACAGCAATGAAGAACAATGAAGTATTAGCTGAGGAG ATTACCGAGCGTGATGAAGGAGCACTCAAATACTTGAAAGACATCAAGTGGTGTAGAATAGATAATCCCAAAGGCTTCAAGCTGGAGTTCTATTTTGAAACTAATCCCTTCTTTAAAAATTCCGTCTTAACAAAGACATATCATATGATCGATGAAGATGAACCAATTCTTGAGAAAGCAATTGG AACTGAGATTGAATGGTTTCCAGGGAAGTGCCTTACTCAGAAACTTCTGAAGAAGAAGCCTAAGAAGGGATCGAAGAATGCTAAGCCGATCACTAAGACTGAAAATTGTGAAAGTTTCTTCAACTTTTTTAGTCCACCTCAAGTACCCGATGATGATGAAGATATTGATGAGGATACT GCTGAGGAGCTACAAAATCAAATGGAGCAAGATTATGATATTGG ATCAACCATTCGAGACAAGATTATCCCCCACGCCGTCTCATGGTTTACAGGGGAGGCTATTCAAGATGAGGAATTTGAGGACATGGAcaatgatgatgaagatgatgaagatAATGATGACGAAGAGGATGATGATGAAGACGAGGATGATgaggatgaagatgatgatgaagacgAGGAGGAAGATGAAGGGAAGTCAAGGAAAAAG AAGGGTGGACGAGCAGCGGGTGGGGATGCTCAGCAGGGGGAGAGGCCTCCAGAATGCAAACAGCAGTAG
- the LOC103498527 gene encoding uncharacterized protein LOC103498527 codes for MEIVFSFNQDARASFLHSIMQSVRSTYVCLWSYLPHPSNCLMNLHGLFREDEDDDQKKQPSSSLGSCQRRLFNDYTQLIFNLENNLSLVPGHAFKNNISFLEVQESVLLTHSSSQIQTQFYAAAGIKRNVASKSH; via the exons ATGGAAATTGTATTTTCCTTCAATCAGGATGCTCGAGCCTCCTTCTTGCATTCCATTATGCAATCTGTTCGTTCCACTTACGTTTGCCTTTGGTCTTATTTACCCCATCCTTCCAA ttGTTTAATGAATCTTCATGGGTTGTTTCGGgaggatgaagatgatgatcagAAGAAACAACCCAGCAGTTCTTTAGGAAGTTGCCAACGAAGGCTGTTCAATGACTATACACAACTGATATTTAATCTTGAAAATAa CCTGAGCCTTGTCCCTGGTCATGCTTTCAAGAACAACATTTCATTTTTAGAGGTTCAGGAATCTGTGCTTCTAACCCACTCCTCCTCTCAAATCCAAACCCAGTTTTATGCT GCAGCTGGGATTAAG AGAAATGTGGCCTCGAAGTCTCACTAA
- the LOC103498552 gene encoding DNA repair protein recA homolog 3, mitochondrial-like produces MARLIRNASFLGRSLFQREGYRIGLLLGTSTQICNFSTKGKEKPTESSDGSDSSEKKLSKKELALQQALGRITTTFGKGSIMWLGRSASSENVPVVSTGSFSLDMALGVGGFPKGRVIEIYGPEASGKTTLALHVIAESQKQGGCCVFVDADHSFAPALAQAIGVNTENLHLSQPDCGEQALSFVDTQIRSGSVDVVVVNSVAALVPKGELDGEMGDSPMAMQARLMSQALRKLCHSLFLSQTILIFISQVRSKPSTFGGFDGPTEVVTCGGNAVKFYASVRLHVCRIGYVKKGEEVIGSQVQVKVVKNKLAPPFRIAQFELESGKGICKESEIINLGLKYKFMSQAASLYRFNGRSFYGKEALKTFLSENEDARKELITKLREKLLNAEMGKPRNADETEGSLQEDIITPPDSTDEDAATVVEA; encoded by the exons ATGGCGAGGCTTATTCGAAATGCATCTTTCCTTGGGCGCTCTCTTTTCCAGCGCGAG GGCTACAGGATAGGCTTATTATTGGGAACGTCTACtcaaatatgtaatttttctacCAAAG GTAAAGAGAAGCCTACTGAGTCATCAGATGGGAGTGATTCTTCTGAAAAGAAGTTGTCTAAGAAAGAGCTGGCCTTACAACAAGCCTTGGGTCGTATAACTACCACATTTGGAAAGGGGTCTATCATGTGGCTTGGCCGTTCTGCATCATCAGAAAATGTCCCTGTGGTTTCCACAGGTTCGTTTTCTTTGGATATGGCTCTAGGAGTAGGTGGCTTTCCTAAG GGTCGTGTAATCGAGATTTATGGTCCAGAGGCTTCTGGAAAGACAACTCTTGCACTGCATGTAATCGCTGAATCCCAGAAGCAAGGAG GTTGCTGTGTCTTTGTTGATGCGGATCATTCTTTTGCTCCAGCCCTTGCTCAGGCTATTGGAGTGAACACTGAGAACCTCCACCTATCTCAACCTGACTGTGGAGAACAAGCTCTTAGTTTTGTGGATACCCAAATCCGAAGTGGTTCTGttgatgttgttgttgttaACAGT GTAGCTGCTCTTGTGCCTAAAGGTGAACTCGATGGTGAGATGGGCGATTCGCCGATGGCTATGCAGGCTAGACTCATGAGCCAAGCACTTCGCAAATTGTGCCATTCTTTATTCCTATCACAGactatattaatatttattagtcag GTAAGGTCAAAGCCGTCCACTTTTGGAGGATTTGATGGTCCAACTGAAGTTGTTACATGTGGTGGCAATGCGGTAAAGTTTTATGCCTCGGTGCGTCTTCATGTTTGCAGAATAGGTTATGTCAAGAAGGGGGAAGAG GTGATAGGAAGCCAGGTTCAAGTAAAAGTGGTAAAGAACAAGCTTGCTCCTCCATTTCGGATTGCTCAATTCGAGCTCGAGTCTGGAAAAGGTATATGTAAGGAGTCGGAGATTATAAATTTGGGGTTGAAATATAAATTCATGTCCCAGGCAGCTTCACTCTATCGCTTTAATGGTCGAAGCTTCTACGGGAAAGAAGCCTTGAAAACTTTTCTGTCAGAGAATGAAGATGCTAGGAAAGAACTAATTACAAAACTTCGGGAGAAACTACTCAATGCGGAAATGGGTAAGCCACGGAACGCAGACGAAACAGAAGGAAGTCTCCAAGAAGATATTATCACCCCACCTGATTCTACGGACGAAGATGCAGCTACTGTTGTAGAAGCATAA
- the LOC103498543 gene encoding DNA repair protein recA homolog 3, mitochondrial-like has translation MARLIRNASFLGRSLLQREGYRRSILVTSSPICNFSTKGKKKSSKSSDGSDSADEKLSKKELALQQALDQITSAFGKGSIMWLGRSQSSKNVPVVSSGSVSLDVALGVGGFPKGRVIEIYGPEASGKTTLALHVIAESQKQGGCCVFIDAEHALDPALAQTIGVDTENLLLSQPDCGEQALSLVDTLIRSGSVDVVVVDSVAALVPKAELDGEMGDAHMAMQARLMSQALRKLCHSLSQSQTILIFINQVRSKMSTYGYGGPSEVTCGGNALKFYASVRLNIRRIGAVMKGEQTIGNQVQVKVMKNKVAPPFRTANFELEFGKGISKEAELIDLGSKYKFVTKAGSFFKYNGQTFHGKEAFKAFLSKDEDARKDLITKIQEKLLDVEMDKPQDEDETAGSPQEDTIEPSDSNDEDAVTALEA, from the exons ATGGCGAGGCTTATTCGAAATGCATCTTTTCTTGGGCGCTCTCTTCTTCAGCGCGAG GGCTACAGGAGAAGCATATTGGTAACGTCTTCTccaatatgtaatttttcaacCAAAG GTAAAAAGAAGTCTTCTAAGTCATCAGATGGGAGTGATTCTGCTGACGAGAAATTGTCCAAGAAAGAGCTGGCCTTACAACAAGCCTTGGATCAGATAACTAGCGCATTTGGAAAGGGGTCTATCATGTGGCTTGGCCGTTCTCAGTCATCTAAAAATGTCCCTGTGGTTTCCTCAGGTTCGGTTTCTTTGGATGTAGCTCTAGGAGTTGGTGGCTTCCCTAAG GGCCGTGTAATCGAGATTTATGGTCCAGAGGCATCTGGAAAGACAACTCTTGCATTGCATGTAATCGCTGAATCCCAGAAGCAAGGAG GTTGCTGTGTCTTTATTGATGCGGAGCATGCTCTTGATCCAGCCCTCGCTCAGACTATTGGAGTGGACACTGAGAACCTCCTCCTATCTCAACCTGACTGTGGTGAACAAGCTCTTAGTCTTGTGGACACCCTAATCCGAAGTGGTTCAGttgatgttgttgttgttgacaGT GTAGCTGCTCTTGTGCCTAAAGCTGAACTCGATGGTGAGATGGGTGATGCCCACATGGCTATGCAGGCTAGACTCATGAGCCAAGCACTTCGCAAATTGTGCCATTCTTTATCCCAATCACAGactatattaatatttattaatcaG GTAAGGTCAAAGATGTCCACTTATGGATATGGTGGTCCATCTGAAGTTACTTGTGGCGGCAATGCATTGAAGTTTTATGCCTCGGTGCGTCTTAATATTAGAAGAATAGGTGCTGTCATGAAGGGGGAACAG ACGATAGGAAACCAGGTTCAAGTAAAAGTGATGAAGAATAAGGTTGCTCCTCCGTTTCGGACCGCTAACTTTGAGCTCGAGTTTGGAAAAGGTATAAGTAAGGAGGCAGAGCTTATAGATTTGGGGTCGAAATATAAATTCGTAACCAAGGCAGGTTCATTCTTTAAGTATAATGGTCAAACATTCCACGGCAAAGAAGCCTTCAAAGCTTTTCTGTCGAAGGATGAAGATGCTAGGAAAGACCTAATTACGAAAATTCAGGAGAAACTACTCGATGTGGAAATGGATAAGCCACAGGACGAAGATGAAACAGCAGGAAGTCCCCAAGAAGATACTATCGAGCCTTCTGATTCTAATGATGAAGATGCAGTTACTGCTTTAGAAGCATAA
- the LOC127143785 gene encoding putative transcription factor bHLH041 — MGSSNGEIELGFSQVKMVEEMKQTNGILFPAWDEVSSIIMASSSKLPPNIQSSLSPKSPSIEETPEIPSLLFYNDLSTIPLLPLPPGSSLSGGSRGSAFEEYNVKKPAVEVAMADENRKRESLMKKGLVFYRKFKKRRIEERIIIEAAKRPASAQLIHMIAERRRREKLNESFLALRSILPPQTKKDKASVLATTREYLTKLKAQVSELSHRNHILLQAQDLHIATHHQSTTPTSSLNEPFTVKVSYAPPSPGSTDEIVIDLEIIVRGDMGPLMTDIAIRVLQFLKTIVNVRVVLSFHANHTTSPSPLTRLGFRFSLQGGEWDESAFLEAVRRIVSDLLHVGTHISYSWATLLHHAPS; from the exons ATGGGGAGCAGCAATGGAGAAATAGAACTTGGCTTCTCACAG gTAAAAATGGTAGAGGAGATGAAACAAACAAATGGAATACTATTTCCTGCTTGGGATGAAGTTTCATCAATAATAATGGCTTCTTCTTCTAAACTTCCGCCCAATATTCAATCTTCCCTTTCTCCCAAATCTCCATCCATTGAAGAAACCCCAGAAATCCCTTCATTACTATTTTACAACGATCTTTCTACGATACCATTGCTTCCGCTGCCACCGGGTTCGTCGTTGTCGGGAGGTTCGAGAGGAAGTGCTTTTGAGGAATATAATGTGAAGAAGCCGGCGGTGGAGGTGGCGATGGCGGACGAGAATCGGAAAAGGGAAAGTTTGATGAAAAAAGGGTTAGTGTTTTATAGAAAGTTTAAGAAAAGGAGGATTGAagagagaataataatagaGGCGGCCAAGCGGCCAGCGTCGGCTCAATTGATTCATATGATAGCGGAGAGGAGAAGGAGAGAAAAACTCAATGAAAGTTTTCTTGCTTTGAGATCTATTCTTCCACCTCAAACTAAG AAAGATAAAGCATCAGTGTTGGCAACAACAAGAGAATACTTGACCAAATTGAAAGCACAAGTTTCAGAACTTAGCCATAGAAACCACATCCTTCTACAAGCTCAGGATCTTCATATTGCAACACACCACCAATCAACCACTCCCACTTCATCCCTTAACGAACCCTTTACCGTTAAGGTTTCCTACGCGCCGCCGTCGCCGGGATCAACGGACGAGATCGTCATAGATTTGGAAATAATCGTTAGAGGCGATATGGGTCCGTTAATGACGGATATCGCAATTCGCGTGCTTCAATTCTTGAAGACGATTGTCAATGTCAGGGTAGTCTTGTCATTTCATGCTAACCATACGACCTCTCCTTCTCCTCTTACCCGCCTCGGCTTCAGGTTTAGCCTTCAG GGTGGGGAGTGGGACGAGTCGGCCTTCCTGGAAGCAGTGAGAAGAATTGTCTCCGACTTACTACACGTGGGGACGCATATATCATATTCTTGGGCCACACTTCTTCATCATGCTCCATCATGA
- the LOC103498568 gene encoding nucleosome assembly protein 1;3-like isoform X1, whose protein sequence is MSNNKDNFNVSDLGSALNEEDRAGLVNALKNKIQSLAGQHSDVLENLSPVVRKRVEVLREIQSQHDELEAKFFEERLALEAKYQKLYQPLYSQRFNIVNGVVEAEGVPKESAAGQEDKDAAEKGVPDFWLTAMKNNEVLAEEITERDEGALKYLKDIKWCRIDNPKGFKLEFYFETNPFFKNSVLTKTYHMIDEDEPILEKAIGTEIEWFPGKCLTQKLLKKKPKKGSKNAKPITKTENCESFFNFFSPPQVPDDDEDIDEDTAEELQNQMEQDYDIGSTIRDKIIPHAVSWFTGEAIQDEEFEDMDNDDEDDEDNDDEEDDDEDEDDEDEDDDEDEEEDEGKSRKKPSAGNKKGGRAAGGDAQQGERPPECKQQ, encoded by the exons ATGAGTAACAACAAGGACAACTTCAATGTCTCAGATCTCGGTTCCG CTCTCAATGAGGAGGATCGAGCAGGCCTCGTCAACGCTCTTAAG AATAAGATACAGAGTCTTGCTGGGCAGCATTCCGATGTCCTTGAGAATTTGTCTCCTGTTGTTCGTAAGCGCGTCGAGGTGCTAAGAGAGATCCAG AGCCAACACGACGAATTAGAAGCAAAATTTTTTGAGGAAAGGTTGGCGCTTGAGGCTAAATATCAGAAATTGTATCAGCCACTATACTCTCAG CGATTCAATATTGTAAATGGCGTTGTCGAAGCAGAAGGAGTTCCAAAAGAATCCGCTGCCGGACAAGAGGACAAGGACGCAGCAG AGAAAGGTGTCCCCGATTTTTGGCTTACAGCAATGAAGAACAATGAAGTATTAGCTGAGGAG ATTACCGAGCGTGATGAAGGAGCACTCAAATACTTGAAAGACATCAAGTGGTGTAGAATAGATAATCCCAAAGGCTTCAAGCTGGAGTTCTATTTTGAAACTAATCCCTTCTTTAAAAATTCCGTCTTAACAAAGACATATCATATGATCGATGAAGATGAACCAATTCTTGAGAAAGCAATTGG AACTGAGATTGAATGGTTTCCAGGGAAGTGCCTTACTCAGAAACTTCTGAAGAAGAAGCCTAAGAAGGGATCGAAGAATGCTAAGCCGATCACTAAGACTGAAAATTGTGAAAGTTTCTTCAACTTTTTTAGTCCACCTCAAGTACCCGATGATGATGAAGATATTGATGAGGATACT GCTGAGGAGCTACAAAATCAAATGGAGCAAGATTATGATATTGG ATCAACCATTCGAGACAAGATTATCCCCCACGCCGTCTCATGGTTTACAGGGGAGGCTATTCAAGATGAGGAATTTGAGGACATGGAcaatgatgatgaagatgatgaagatAATGATGACGAAGAGGATGATGATGAAGACGAGGATGATgaggatgaagatgatgatgaagacgAGGAGGAAGATGAAGGGAAGTCAAGGAAAAAG CCCTCAGCTGGGAACAAG AAGGGTGGACGAGCAGCGGGTGGGGATGCTCAGCAGGGGGAGAGGCCTCCAGAATGCAAACAGCAGTAG